The Chitinophagales bacterium genome has a segment encoding these proteins:
- the recF gene encoding DNA replication and repair protein RecF (All proteins in this family for which functions are known are DNA-binding proteins that assist the filamentation of RecA onto DNA for the initiation of recombination or recombinational repair.), whose translation MATLSMHQTLKVKHITLNHFKNYTTQSFDVAANFIGIVGNNGKGKTNLIDAIYYSCIGKSYFTAHDALNFKFDSDFFRIATHFSIGSLEKHIVIKNAKQSKKEFIIDDIVVEKQSELVGQFPIVFIAPDDVQLILAGSEQRRKFFDASYCQTDLNYLRLLLQYNKLLQNRNALLKQFALNKKQNLSLLATYDERLAPLADKIFEYRQHHAPNFKEAVNEIYHAIFNGNEDINITYDSALLQNSAKAIFKEQLAYDLAAQRTSKGIHTDDWHLSLNDNPIKKIGSQGQLKTMLLALKLAQYQYIAEKLQILPILLLDDIFDKLDENRINQLIKVVSSNQIGQTIITDTSANRLSDLFERNAISDFKIINIE comes from the coding sequence TTGGCAACATTATCAATGCATCAAACCTTAAAAGTAAAACATATAACACTTAATCATTTTAAAAATTATACTACACAATCTTTTGATGTAGCTGCTAATTTTATTGGAATTGTTGGCAATAATGGTAAAGGAAAAACCAACTTAATAGATGCTATTTATTATAGCTGTATTGGCAAAAGTTATTTTACGGCTCACGATGCTTTAAACTTTAAATTTGATTCAGATTTTTTTAGAATTGCTACCCATTTTAGCATTGGTTCACTAGAAAAACATATTGTAATTAAAAATGCAAAACAAAGCAAAAAAGAATTTATTATTGATGATATTGTAGTAGAAAAACAAAGTGAATTAGTTGGACAGTTTCCCATAGTATTTATTGCACCAGATGATGTACAGCTAATTTTAGCAGGAAGCGAGCAACGAAGAAAATTTTTTGATGCCAGTTATTGTCAGACTGATTTAAATTATTTGAGACTCCTTTTACAGTACAATAAACTACTACAAAATAGAAATGCACTACTCAAACAGTTTGCTCTTAACAAAAAGCAAAACCTAAGCTTATTAGCTACCTACGATGAAAGATTAGCCCCATTGGCCGATAAAATATTTGAATACAGACAACACCATGCACCCAATTTTAAAGAAGCCGTAAACGAAATTTACCATGCTATTTTTAATGGCAATGAAGACATTAATATAACTTACGATTCTGCTTTATTACAAAACAGTGCTAAAGCTATTTTTAAAGAACAATTGGCTTACGATTTAGCAGCTCAAAGAACAAGTAAAGGCATTCATACAGACGATTGGCATTTATCTCTAAACGACAATCCTATAAAAAAAATTGGTTCGCAAGGACAGTTAAAAACTATGTTACTAGCATTAAAACTAGCACAATATCAATACATTGCAGAAAAATTACAAATACTACCTATATTATTGTTAGATGATATTTTTGACAAATTAGATGAAAATAGAATTAATCAATTGATAAAAGTAGTATCTTCCAATCAAATTGGACAAACCATTATTACAGACACTTCGGCAAATAGACTATCTGATTTATTTGAACGAAATGCAATTAGTGACTTTAAAATTATAAACATTGAGTAA
- a CDS encoding tetratricopeptide repeat protein, protein MAKQKANEADQLRDFVDNAEHFYEQYKFVILGVLVALIVAVGGFWVYKNMIKAPKEEKAQNAIYGAQELFARDSFALALKGDGTALGFETIASKYKGTAAGNTAKFYAGVCELQTGNFTGAIKYLEDFDTEDEILTARKFGCIGDAYAEQEQIDKAIDNYKKAIDATDNEVIAPSYIYRLAAAYEFKKDYKSALEQYKNVFDNYPNTQEASAAEMVIAKLEQMQ, encoded by the coding sequence ATGGCAAAGCAAAAAGCAAATGAGGCAGACCAATTAAGAGATTTTGTAGATAATGCAGAACATTTTTATGAGCAATATAAATTTGTCATCTTAGGTGTATTGGTAGCTTTAATTGTTGCAGTAGGTGGTTTTTGGGTTTATAAAAACATGATTAAAGCTCCAAAAGAAGAGAAAGCACAAAATGCAATTTATGGTGCACAGGAATTGTTTGCAAGAGATTCTTTTGCATTGGCTTTGAAAGGTGATGGTACTGCATTAGGATTTGAAACTATTGCTTCGAAATATAAAGGTACTGCTGCTGGAAATACGGCTAAGTTTTATGCTGGTGTTTGTGAATTGCAAACGGGTAATTTTACTGGTGCTATTAAATATTTAGAAGATTTTGATACAGAAGATGAAATTTTAACAGCTAGAAAATTTGGTTGTATTGGTGATGCTTATGCAGAACAAGAACAAATTGATAAGGCAATAGACAATTATAAAAAAGCAATTGATGCAACAGATAATGAGGTGATTGCTCCTTCATATATTTACAGATTGGCAGCAGCTTATGAGTTTAAGAAAGATTATAAAAGTGCTTTAGAGCAATATAAAAATGTATTTGACAATTATCCGAATACACAAGAAGCTAGTGCTGCTGAAATGGTGATTGCTAAATTAGAGCAAATGCAGTAA
- the trxA gene encoding thioredoxin — translation MATELNTQNFKATALADNTVALVDFWAEWCGPCKMIGPVIEELATEYEGKAVIGKLNVDENRDIAAEYGIMSIPTLLFFKNGEIVEKHVGLASKADLKRKLDAVIG, via the coding sequence ATGGCAACTGAATTAAACACACAAAATTTCAAAGCTACAGCTTTGGCCGATAACACGGTGGCTTTAGTAGACTTTTGGGCAGAGTGGTGTGGTCCATGTAAAATGATTGGACCAGTTATTGAAGAATTAGCTACAGAATATGAAGGTAAAGCTGTAATTGGCAAACTCAATGTAGATGAGAACAGAGATATAGCAGCAGAATATGGTATAATGAGTATTCCTACCCTATTGTTTTTCAAAAATGGAGAAATTGTAGAGAAACATGTTGGATTAGCATCTAAAGCTGACTTAAAAAGGAAGTTAGATGCAGTAATTGGTTAA
- a CDS encoding DUF721 domain-containing protein: protein MSKIGSSNFVDLNHVFKAMIKEMRLDQQMDSIKIHQLWKSEMGNFIANKTDKLYYHKGKLIVYVNSAVLKQELFMARQKICQRLNDKMNGTFVNEVIIK from the coding sequence TTGAGTAAAATTGGAAGTAGCAACTTTGTAGATTTAAATCATGTCTTTAAAGCCATGATAAAAGAAATGCGTTTAGACCAACAAATGGACAGCATTAAAATTCATCAGCTATGGAAAAGCGAAATGGGCAATTTTATAGCCAATAAAACAGACAAACTCTATTATCACAAAGGCAAATTAATTGTTTATGTAAACTCTGCTGTGTTAAAACAAGAATTGTTTATGGCACGACAGAAAATTTGTCAGCGATTAAATGACAAAATGAACGGAACATTTGTTAATGAAGTCATAATTAAATAA
- a CDS encoding DUF58 domain-containing protein, which produces MVLDQQSYFQLDQLDILAKQVVEGFIIGLHKSPYHGFSVEFAEHRLHNVGDSIKEIDWKVYARTEKLYTKKFEEETNLRCQIVIDASSSMYFPLEKTKGQISKIEFSALSAAAIMYLLKKQRDAVGLSIFDDRIHTNTKSKTNAQHHQLLMNELYQMLKQTPQLKQTQAAKSLHLIAETVHKRSLIVIFSDMLDNENEEDLFLALQHLKHNKHEVVLFHVVDKSKEIDFNFENRPYLFEDLETGETIKLQPNQIKDNYIKKMKDKKLQLKVKCTQYKIDLVEADINEGYYPILMAYLLKRKKMQ; this is translated from the coding sequence ATGGTTTTAGATCAACAGTCTTATTTTCAACTCGACCAACTCGATATTCTTGCAAAACAAGTTGTAGAAGGTTTTATTATTGGCTTACATAAAAGTCCGTATCATGGCTTTTCAGTAGAGTTTGCAGAGCATCGCTTGCATAATGTCGGCGATAGTATTAAAGAAATCGATTGGAAAGTTTACGCCAGAACTGAAAAACTCTATACCAAAAAGTTTGAAGAAGAAACTAATCTACGATGCCAAATTGTAATAGATGCTTCTTCTTCTATGTACTTTCCATTAGAAAAAACCAAAGGTCAGATTAGTAAAATAGAATTTTCGGCATTGTCTGCTGCAGCTATCATGTATCTACTAAAAAAACAAAGAGATGCTGTTGGTTTATCTATTTTCGATGACCGTATTCACACCAATACCAAAAGCAAAACCAATGCACAACACCATCAACTGTTGATGAACGAGTTGTATCAAATGCTCAAACAAACACCACAACTTAAACAAACACAAGCAGCAAAATCGTTGCATTTAATAGCAGAAACGGTACACAAAAGGTCGTTAATTGTAATTTTTAGCGATATGTTAGACAATGAAAATGAAGAAGATTTATTCTTAGCACTACAACATCTTAAACACAATAAACACGAAGTTGTACTGTTTCATGTAGTAGATAAAAGCAAAGAGATTGACTTTAATTTTGAAAATCGCCCTTATTTGTTTGAAGATTTAGAAACTGGTGAAACGATTAAGTTACAACCCAATCAAATCAAAGACAATTACATCAAAAAAATGAAGGATAAAAAATTGCAACTTAAAGTAAAATGTACACAGTATAAAATAGATTTAGTAGAAGCAGATATCAATGAAGGCTATTATCCAATACTGATGGCATATTTACTCAAAAGAAAAAAGATGCAATAA
- a CDS encoding alpha/beta fold hydrolase → MLQLNYKKFGSGNQHLIILHGFLGSLDNFQTIAKALEEQFTIYLIDARNHGKSPHTNSMSYELMANDIIDFCQQHQITKTSIIGHSMGGKTAAYLALIQPALIHQLFMVDIAPVKYKGDHQIILDAMQHLQLGQYHQRKDIEVELHQQIKSNAIVQLVLKNLKRDSTGFEWKCNLPILVKDYEIIMDFPTINAVDTSSEVYFIKGALSDYITVDNWNACLQYFPNAQLIEIANARHWVHAENFTDFVATILSLAK, encoded by the coding sequence ATGCTACAACTCAATTATAAAAAATTTGGTTCTGGTAATCAACATTTAATTATTCTGCACGGTTTTTTAGGCAGTTTAGACAATTTTCAAACCATAGCCAAAGCATTAGAAGAACAGTTTACAATTTATTTAATTGATGCGAGAAATCATGGTAAGTCGCCACATACAAATTCAATGTCTTACGAGTTAATGGCAAATGATATTATCGATTTTTGTCAACAACACCAAATTACAAAAACAAGTATTATTGGACACTCAATGGGTGGAAAAACAGCTGCATATTTAGCATTAATTCAACCAGCATTAATTCATCAATTGTTTATGGTAGATATTGCACCAGTAAAATACAAAGGCGACCATCAAATCATTCTCGATGCAATGCAACACTTGCAACTTGGTCAATATCATCAACGAAAAGATATAGAAGTTGAATTGCATCAACAAATAAAAAGTAATGCCATTGTACAATTGGTCTTGAAAAATTTGAAAAGAGATAGTACTGGTTTTGAATGGAAATGTAATTTGCCTATTCTAGTAAAAGACTATGAAATTATCATGGACTTTCCTACAATAAATGCTGTTGATACTTCAAGCGAAGTCTATTTTATAAAAGGTGCTTTATCTGATTATATTACAGTTGATAATTGGAATGCTTGCTTACAATACTTTCCAAATGCACAATTAATAGAAATTGCTAATGCACGACATTGGGTACATGCCGAAAATTTTACCGATTTTGTGGCAACTATACTTAGTTTGGCTAAATAG
- the ilvC gene encoding ketol-acid reductoisomerase, which produces MATMNFGGMEENVITRSEFPLEKAKEVLKDETIAIIGYGVQGPGQALNLRDNGFNVIVGQRRPSKSWDKAVNDGFVEGKTLFEPEQALEKATIIMYLLSDAAQIEMWPTVKKHLTAGKALYFSHGFGVTYKDRTGIVPPADVDVILTAPKGSGTSLRRLFLEGKGLNSSYAIFQDATGRAFDRTIALGIGIGSGYLFETTFQKEVYSDLTGERGVLMGALAGIMEAQYSVLRKNGHSPSEAFNETVEELTESLIKLVSENGMDWMYANCSTTAQRGALDWKGPFREAVLPVFEELYDKVAKGEEAQRSIDTNSQPDYREKLEAELKELRESEMWQAGKTVRSLRPGK; this is translated from the coding sequence ATGGCAACAATGAATTTTGGTGGAATGGAAGAAAATGTGATCACAAGGTCTGAATTTCCACTTGAGAAAGCAAAAGAAGTATTAAAAGACGAAACCATTGCAATAATTGGTTATGGTGTTCAAGGTCCAGGTCAAGCACTTAATTTAAGAGATAATGGTTTTAATGTCATTGTTGGACAAAGAAGACCTTCTAAATCTTGGGACAAAGCTGTTAATGATGGTTTTGTAGAAGGTAAAACTTTATTTGAACCAGAGCAAGCTTTAGAAAAAGCTACGATTATTATGTATTTATTGTCTGATGCTGCTCAAATTGAAATGTGGCCAACAGTAAAAAAACACTTAACTGCAGGAAAAGCATTGTATTTTTCTCATGGTTTTGGTGTTACTTATAAAGATAGAACAGGTATTGTTCCACCAGCAGATGTAGATGTAATTTTAACTGCACCAAAAGGTTCTGGTACTTCTTTAAGAAGATTATTCTTAGAAGGAAAAGGATTAAACTCATCGTATGCTATATTTCAAGATGCAACAGGAAGAGCTTTTGATAGAACGATTGCATTAGGAATTGGTATTGGTTCTGGTTACTTATTTGAAACCACTTTCCAAAAAGAAGTATACTCTGACTTAACAGGAGAAAGAGGTGTTTTAATGGGAGCTTTAGCTGGAATTATGGAAGCACAATATAGTGTTTTAAGAAAAAATGGACACTCACCTTCTGAAGCATTTAATGAAACAGTTGAAGAATTAACAGAGTCATTAATAAAATTGGTTTCTGAAAATGGAATGGATTGGATGTATGCCAACTGTTCTACTACAGCACAAAGAGGTGCATTAGATTGGAAAGGTCCTTTTAGAGAAGCAGTTTTACCAGTTTTTGAAGAATTGTATGATAAAGTAGCTAAAGGTGAAGAAGCTCAAAGAAGTATCGATACGAACTCACAACCAGATTATAGAGAAAAATTAGAAGCTGAATTGAAAGAATTAAGAGAAAGTGAAATGTGGCAAGCTGGTAAAACGGTAAGAAGTTTAAGACCAGGAAAGTAA
- a CDS encoding 6,7-dimethyl-8-ribityllumazine synthase has product MASSLKNLSAYNKEAVPTVQNKKIGIAVSEWNEHITFAMLAACIETLQQYGLTDDTIFVQRVPGTFELPFAAQQMLVQHQVDGVICIGCVIKGETDHDIYINQSVANALQQLNITQNKPVIFGVLTPNNEQQALDRAGGKHGNKGVEAAITLLKMLEV; this is encoded by the coding sequence ATGGCGTCTAGCTTAAAAAATTTATCAGCATATAATAAAGAAGCAGTACCTACTGTACAAAACAAAAAAATAGGTATTGCCGTTTCTGAGTGGAATGAACACATTACTTTTGCCATGCTAGCTGCTTGTATTGAAACACTACAGCAATATGGTTTAACAGATGATACTATTTTTGTTCAAAGAGTTCCTGGAACATTTGAATTGCCGTTTGCTGCTCAGCAAATGTTAGTACAGCATCAAGTAGATGGTGTTATTTGCATAGGTTGTGTGATAAAAGGCGAAACAGACCACGACATATACATCAATCAGTCGGTAGCTAATGCATTGCAACAACTTAATATTACACAAAATAAGCCAGTTATTTTTGGTGTACTAACACCTAATAATGAACAACAAGCATTAGATAGAGCTGGTGGAAAACATGGCAACAAAGGTGTAGAAGCAGCTATTACATTACTCAAAATGCTAGAAGTGTAA